A single genomic interval of Gossypium raimondii isolate GPD5lz chromosome 11, ASM2569854v1, whole genome shotgun sequence harbors:
- the LOC105803293 gene encoding phosphatidylinositol/phosphatidylcholine transfer protein SFH9 isoform X2: MPGELIAFEESEKFSKDANLDIETSEDEKRRRGRGRSLKKKAMTASTKLTHSLKKRGGRVSDCKYTAISIEDVRDAEEEKAVKAFRQALLAKDQLPSRHDDYYTLLRFLKARKFDLDKTIQMWEDMLNWRNENGVDTIVQDFVFDEYEEVHQCYPHGYHGVDKQGHPVYIERIGKIDVGKLMKVTTVERFLNYHVQGFEKAFLEKFPACSMAAKKPIDCTTTILDVQGLNWMSFGKVANDLVMRMQKIDGDNYPETLHQMYIVNAGSRFKILWNTARGFLDPKTTAKIHVLGNKFHTKLLEIIEPSQLPEFLGGTCSCPNDGGCLRSDKGPWKNPEIMKLTHLGYALYLRKTESSENDNLEVKFLSTKVATSEISCVSDVRLDTSDFMQLVSLSNEERMSGPNSLYGTSKPENAARTLASSTNDITTDVSPRNAGKKLVHHVTSFFTHFVLKLLAFIYFLVPGLGRFLKAQDSKQQTENQSNDQMAGSGSTENGILTEAEEDLLRPCWQRLQNLETMVTKLYNKPANIPPEKEDMLLESLNRIKSMEQDLQRTKKALFTTASKQVELAELLEHLKECNLAVSSYFLGEENIELGIFLRKIRMDFNC, encoded by the exons ATGcctg GAGAGTTAATTGCATTTGAAGAAAGTGAGAAGTTTAGCAAGGATGCGAATTTGGATATTGAGACGTCTGAAGACGAGAAAAGGAGGAGGGGACGAGGGAGATCTCTGAAAAAGAAAGCGATGACTGCTTCGACGAAGCTAACTCATAGCCTTAAGAAGCGTGGCGGACGCGTGTCTGATTGCAAATACACGGCAATTTCTATCGAGGATGTAAGGGATGCGGAGGAGGAAAAGGCTGTCAAAGCTTTTCGCCAGGCGTTGCTTGCAAAGGACCAGCTTCCCTCACGTCATGATGATTACTACACTTTGTTAAG ATTCTTGAAAGCAAGGAAGTTTGACCTTGACAAAACTATCCAGATGTGGGAAGATATGCTGAACTGGAGAAATGAGAATGGTGTGGATACTATTGTACAG GATTTTGTGTTTGATGAATACGAAGAAGTTCACCAGTGTTACCCCCATGGTTACCATGGTGTGGACAAACAGGGGCACCCTGTTTATATTGAAAGAATTGGTAAAATTGACGTTGGCAAGCTGATGAAGGTCACTACAGTTGAAAGATTTTTAAACTATCATGTGCAGGGCTTTGAGAAGGCTTTCTTGGAGAAGTTTCCTGCCTGTTCTATGGCTGCCAAGAAGCCTATAGATTGTACAACGACAATATTAGATGTGCAGGGGTTG AACTGGATGAGCTTTGGCAAGGTTGCAAATGATCTTGTGATGCGCATGCAGAAAATTGATGGTGACAACTATCCTGAG ACTCTACATCAAATGTACATAGTTAATGCTGGAAGCAGATTCAAAATACTATGGAACACTGCAAGAGGCTTTCTTGATCCAAAAACTACTGCAAAAATTCAT GTTCTTGGGAACAAATTCCATACTAAATTATTGGAGATTATTGAGCCAAG CCAATTGCCAGAGTTTCTTGGTGGAACTTGCTCATGCCCTAATGATGGCGGGTGTCTTAGATCTGATAAGGGACCCTGGAAAAACCCAGAAATAATGAAG TTGACACACTTGGGTTATGCCTTGTACTTGAGGAAAACAGAAAGTTCTGAGAATGACAATTTGGAAGTCAAGTTTTTGTCCACTAAG GTTGCAACTAGTGAAATATCTTGCGTTTCTGATGTGAGGCTAGATACTTCAGATTTCATGCAGTTAGTGTCACTTTCCAACGAA GAAAGGATGAGTGGTCCTAACTCTTTGTATGGTACTAGCAAACCAGAAAACGCTGCAAGAACTCTAGCTAGTTCAACAA ATGACATAACTACCGATGTTAGTCCCAGAAATGCAGGAAAGAAGCTTGTACACCATGTGACAAGTTTTTTTACTCACTTTGTACTCAAATTGTTAgcatttatatatttcttagTCCCTGGACTGGGAAGATTTCTGAAAGCACAAGACTCGAAACAACAAACAGAAAACCAGTCAAATGACCAGATGGCAGGTTCAGGGTCTACAGAAAATGGAATTTTGACAGAAGCAGAAGAGGACTTGCTCCGTCCATGTTGGCAGAGGCtacaaaatttagaaacaatGGTAACCAAGCTGTATAACAAGCCTGCAAATATTCCTCCTGAAAAAGAGGACATGCTTCTTGAATCATTGAATCGGATTAAATCCATGGAACAAGATTTACAGAGAACTAAGAAA GCATTATTTACAACTGCATCAAAACAAGTAGAACTTGCTGAGTTGTTGGAGCACTTAAAGGAGTGCAACTTAGCTGTAAGTTCCTATTTTCTTGGGGAAGAAAATATAGAACTGGGAATCTTCCTTAGGAAGATAAGAATGGATTTTAACTGTTAG
- the LOC105803290 gene encoding 60S ribosomal protein L13a-4 has product MVSGSGVCAKRVVVDARHHMLGRLASIVAKELLNGQKLVVVRCEEICMSGGLVRQKMKYMRFLRKRMNTKPSHGPIHFRAPAKIFWRTVRGMIPHKTKRGAAALARLKAYEGIPSPYDKVKRMVIPDALKVLRLLKGHKYCLLGRLSSEVGWNHYDTIKELEKKRKERAQVAYERKKELNKLRVKAEKAAEEKLGSQLDILAPVKY; this is encoded by the exons ATGGTGTCGGGATCAGGGGTATGCGCAAAGAGAGTGGTGGTGGATGCCCGCCACCACATGTTGGGACGGTTGGCTTCAATCGTGGCGAAGGAGTTGCTCAACGGCCAGAAACTCGTCGTTGTCCGATGCGAGGAAATCTGCATGTCGGGCGGACTCGTCCGtcagaagatgaagtacatgAGGTTCCTCCGCAAACGCATGAACACCAAGCCTTCTCATGGTCCTATCCATTTCCGTGCCCCCGCGAAGATCTTCTGGCGCACCGTTCGCGG AATGATACCACATAAGACTAAGCGTGGAGCGGCCGCCCTTGCTCGTTTGAAAGCTTATGAGGGTATTCCTTCCCCGTATGATAAGGTTAAAAGGATGGTCATCCCTGATGCTCTTAA GGTCTTGAGGCTTCTAAAGGGTCACAAGTACTGCCTGTTGGGTCGCTTGTCATCCGAAGTTGGATGGAACCATTACGATACCATAAAGGAACTTGAGAAGAAGAGGAAGGAGAGGGCTCAAGTTGCATATGAGAGGAAGAAGGAGCTGAATAAGCTTAGGGTGAAGGCTGAGAAGGCTGCTGAAGAGAAACTTGGTTCTCAACTTGACATCCTTGCGCCTGTTAAGTACTGA
- the LOC105803293 gene encoding phosphatidylinositol/phosphatidylcholine transfer protein SFH9 isoform X3, with protein MPVPGELIAFEESEKFSKDANLDIETSEDEKRRRGRGRSLKKKAMTASTKLTHSLKKRGGRVSDCKYTAISIEDVRDAEEEKAVKAFRQALLAKDQLPSRHDDYYTLLRFLKARKFDLDKTIQMWEDMLNWRNENGVDTIVQDFVFDEYEEVHQCYPHGYHGVDKQGHPVYIERIGKIDVGKLMKVTTVERFLNYHVQGFEKAFLEKFPACSMAAKKPIDCTTTILDVQGLNWMSFGKVANDLVMRMQKIDGDNYPETLHQMYIVNAGSRFKILWNTARGFLDPKTTAKIHVLGNKFHTKLLEIIEPSQLPEFLGGTCSCPNDGGCLRSDKGPWKNPEIMKLTHLGYALYLRKTESSENDNLEVKFLSTKVATSEISCVSDVRLDTSDFMQLVSLSNEERMSGPNSLYGTSKPENAARTLASSTNDITTDVSPRNAGKKLVHHVTSFFTHFVLKLLAFIYFLVPGLGRFLKAQDSKQQTENQSNDQMAGSGSTENGILTEAEEDLLRPCWQRLQNLETMVTKLYNKPANIPPEKEDMLLESLNRIKSMEQDLQRTKKALFTTASKQVELAELLEHLKECNLAGKFSCWGRNYKPLNPER; from the exons ATGcctg TTCCAGGAGAGTTAATTGCATTTGAAGAAAGTGAGAAGTTTAGCAAGGATGCGAATTTGGATATTGAGACGTCTGAAGACGAGAAAAGGAGGAGGGGACGAGGGAGATCTCTGAAAAAGAAAGCGATGACTGCTTCGACGAAGCTAACTCATAGCCTTAAGAAGCGTGGCGGACGCGTGTCTGATTGCAAATACACGGCAATTTCTATCGAGGATGTAAGGGATGCGGAGGAGGAAAAGGCTGTCAAAGCTTTTCGCCAGGCGTTGCTTGCAAAGGACCAGCTTCCCTCACGTCATGATGATTACTACACTTTGTTAAG ATTCTTGAAAGCAAGGAAGTTTGACCTTGACAAAACTATCCAGATGTGGGAAGATATGCTGAACTGGAGAAATGAGAATGGTGTGGATACTATTGTACAG GATTTTGTGTTTGATGAATACGAAGAAGTTCACCAGTGTTACCCCCATGGTTACCATGGTGTGGACAAACAGGGGCACCCTGTTTATATTGAAAGAATTGGTAAAATTGACGTTGGCAAGCTGATGAAGGTCACTACAGTTGAAAGATTTTTAAACTATCATGTGCAGGGCTTTGAGAAGGCTTTCTTGGAGAAGTTTCCTGCCTGTTCTATGGCTGCCAAGAAGCCTATAGATTGTACAACGACAATATTAGATGTGCAGGGGTTG AACTGGATGAGCTTTGGCAAGGTTGCAAATGATCTTGTGATGCGCATGCAGAAAATTGATGGTGACAACTATCCTGAG ACTCTACATCAAATGTACATAGTTAATGCTGGAAGCAGATTCAAAATACTATGGAACACTGCAAGAGGCTTTCTTGATCCAAAAACTACTGCAAAAATTCAT GTTCTTGGGAACAAATTCCATACTAAATTATTGGAGATTATTGAGCCAAG CCAATTGCCAGAGTTTCTTGGTGGAACTTGCTCATGCCCTAATGATGGCGGGTGTCTTAGATCTGATAAGGGACCCTGGAAAAACCCAGAAATAATGAAG TTGACACACTTGGGTTATGCCTTGTACTTGAGGAAAACAGAAAGTTCTGAGAATGACAATTTGGAAGTCAAGTTTTTGTCCACTAAG GTTGCAACTAGTGAAATATCTTGCGTTTCTGATGTGAGGCTAGATACTTCAGATTTCATGCAGTTAGTGTCACTTTCCAACGAA GAAAGGATGAGTGGTCCTAACTCTTTGTATGGTACTAGCAAACCAGAAAACGCTGCAAGAACTCTAGCTAGTTCAACAA ATGACATAACTACCGATGTTAGTCCCAGAAATGCAGGAAAGAAGCTTGTACACCATGTGACAAGTTTTTTTACTCACTTTGTACTCAAATTGTTAgcatttatatatttcttagTCCCTGGACTGGGAAGATTTCTGAAAGCACAAGACTCGAAACAACAAACAGAAAACCAGTCAAATGACCAGATGGCAGGTTCAGGGTCTACAGAAAATGGAATTTTGACAGAAGCAGAAGAGGACTTGCTCCGTCCATGTTGGCAGAGGCtacaaaatttagaaacaatGGTAACCAAGCTGTATAACAAGCCTGCAAATATTCCTCCTGAAAAAGAGGACATGCTTCTTGAATCATTGAATCGGATTAAATCCATGGAACAAGATTTACAGAGAACTAAGAAA GCATTATTTACAACTGCATCAAAACAAGTAGAACTTGCTGAGTTGTTGGAGCACTTAAAGGAGTGCAACTTAGCT GGGAAATTTTCATGTTGGGGAAGAAACTACAAACCATTGAACCCAGAAAGATGA
- the LOC105803293 gene encoding phosphatidylinositol/phosphatidylcholine transfer protein SFH9 isoform X1, which produces MPVPGELIAFEESEKFSKDANLDIETSEDEKRRRGRGRSLKKKAMTASTKLTHSLKKRGGRVSDCKYTAISIEDVRDAEEEKAVKAFRQALLAKDQLPSRHDDYYTLLRFLKARKFDLDKTIQMWEDMLNWRNENGVDTIVQDFVFDEYEEVHQCYPHGYHGVDKQGHPVYIERIGKIDVGKLMKVTTVERFLNYHVQGFEKAFLEKFPACSMAAKKPIDCTTTILDVQGLNWMSFGKVANDLVMRMQKIDGDNYPETLHQMYIVNAGSRFKILWNTARGFLDPKTTAKIHVLGNKFHTKLLEIIEPSQLPEFLGGTCSCPNDGGCLRSDKGPWKNPEIMKLTHLGYALYLRKTESSENDNLEVKFLSTKVATSEISCVSDVRLDTSDFMQLVSLSNEERMSGPNSLYGTSKPENAARTLASSTNDITTDVSPRNAGKKLVHHVTSFFTHFVLKLLAFIYFLVPGLGRFLKAQDSKQQTENQSNDQMAGSGSTENGILTEAEEDLLRPCWQRLQNLETMVTKLYNKPANIPPEKEDMLLESLNRIKSMEQDLQRTKKALFTTASKQVELAELLEHLKECNLAVSSYFLGEENIELGIFLRKIRMDFNC; this is translated from the exons ATGcctg TTCCAGGAGAGTTAATTGCATTTGAAGAAAGTGAGAAGTTTAGCAAGGATGCGAATTTGGATATTGAGACGTCTGAAGACGAGAAAAGGAGGAGGGGACGAGGGAGATCTCTGAAAAAGAAAGCGATGACTGCTTCGACGAAGCTAACTCATAGCCTTAAGAAGCGTGGCGGACGCGTGTCTGATTGCAAATACACGGCAATTTCTATCGAGGATGTAAGGGATGCGGAGGAGGAAAAGGCTGTCAAAGCTTTTCGCCAGGCGTTGCTTGCAAAGGACCAGCTTCCCTCACGTCATGATGATTACTACACTTTGTTAAG ATTCTTGAAAGCAAGGAAGTTTGACCTTGACAAAACTATCCAGATGTGGGAAGATATGCTGAACTGGAGAAATGAGAATGGTGTGGATACTATTGTACAG GATTTTGTGTTTGATGAATACGAAGAAGTTCACCAGTGTTACCCCCATGGTTACCATGGTGTGGACAAACAGGGGCACCCTGTTTATATTGAAAGAATTGGTAAAATTGACGTTGGCAAGCTGATGAAGGTCACTACAGTTGAAAGATTTTTAAACTATCATGTGCAGGGCTTTGAGAAGGCTTTCTTGGAGAAGTTTCCTGCCTGTTCTATGGCTGCCAAGAAGCCTATAGATTGTACAACGACAATATTAGATGTGCAGGGGTTG AACTGGATGAGCTTTGGCAAGGTTGCAAATGATCTTGTGATGCGCATGCAGAAAATTGATGGTGACAACTATCCTGAG ACTCTACATCAAATGTACATAGTTAATGCTGGAAGCAGATTCAAAATACTATGGAACACTGCAAGAGGCTTTCTTGATCCAAAAACTACTGCAAAAATTCAT GTTCTTGGGAACAAATTCCATACTAAATTATTGGAGATTATTGAGCCAAG CCAATTGCCAGAGTTTCTTGGTGGAACTTGCTCATGCCCTAATGATGGCGGGTGTCTTAGATCTGATAAGGGACCCTGGAAAAACCCAGAAATAATGAAG TTGACACACTTGGGTTATGCCTTGTACTTGAGGAAAACAGAAAGTTCTGAGAATGACAATTTGGAAGTCAAGTTTTTGTCCACTAAG GTTGCAACTAGTGAAATATCTTGCGTTTCTGATGTGAGGCTAGATACTTCAGATTTCATGCAGTTAGTGTCACTTTCCAACGAA GAAAGGATGAGTGGTCCTAACTCTTTGTATGGTACTAGCAAACCAGAAAACGCTGCAAGAACTCTAGCTAGTTCAACAA ATGACATAACTACCGATGTTAGTCCCAGAAATGCAGGAAAGAAGCTTGTACACCATGTGACAAGTTTTTTTACTCACTTTGTACTCAAATTGTTAgcatttatatatttcttagTCCCTGGACTGGGAAGATTTCTGAAAGCACAAGACTCGAAACAACAAACAGAAAACCAGTCAAATGACCAGATGGCAGGTTCAGGGTCTACAGAAAATGGAATTTTGACAGAAGCAGAAGAGGACTTGCTCCGTCCATGTTGGCAGAGGCtacaaaatttagaaacaatGGTAACCAAGCTGTATAACAAGCCTGCAAATATTCCTCCTGAAAAAGAGGACATGCTTCTTGAATCATTGAATCGGATTAAATCCATGGAACAAGATTTACAGAGAACTAAGAAA GCATTATTTACAACTGCATCAAAACAAGTAGAACTTGCTGAGTTGTTGGAGCACTTAAAGGAGTGCAACTTAGCTGTAAGTTCCTATTTTCTTGGGGAAGAAAATATAGAACTGGGAATCTTCCTTAGGAAGATAAGAATGGATTTTAACTGTTAG
- the LOC105800972 gene encoding trihelix transcription factor ENAP2 — MSNISPAADPTPGKKRQPLPWTHQETLNLIQAYQEKWYSLQRSKLKAWQWQEVAVTVAVRCGHLDDSPAKTALQCRHKMEKLRRRYRSERQGLASGAHWPYYDAMEALEHEPLTISARPLASLVPTRGLKFYSENGHEAGNNYYRDYYYDDDEENNQFSKSRSINNILRRPSAVNRFSGFLSGGRKRIRGEEEGNNDVAVVAMEEENKGMALAVEIRRFGEKLMWVERKRMQMMRETERLRMEMENTRIEMILDANKKFVDVISASFGSSKVDQKLGS, encoded by the coding sequence ATGTCAAATATATCTCCGGCGGCCGACCCAACACCCGGAAAAAAGCGCCAACCCCTTCCATGGACACACCAAGAAACTCTCAACCTAATCCAAGCCTACCAAGAAAAATGGTATTCTCTCCAACGCAGCAAACTCAAAGCCTGGCAGTGGCAAGAGGTAGCTGTAACCGTCGCTGTACGCTGCGGCCACTTAGACGATTCACCCGCCAAAACCGCTCTCCAGTGCCGTCACAAGATGGAGAAGCTCCGCCGTCGTTACCGCTCTGAACGCCAAGGTCTCGCTTCGGGAGCCCATTGGCCTTATTACGACGCCATGGAAGCTCTCGAGCACGAGCCTTTGACTATCTCGGCTCGACCGTTGGCTTCCTTGGTTCCTACCAGAGGGCTAAAATTCTATTCCGAAAATGGACATGAAGCTGGGAATAATTACTATAGAGATTATtattatgatgatgatgaagaaaacaACCAGTTCAGTAAAAGCCGCAGTATTAACAATATATTGCGACGGCCGAGTGCTGTGAACCGGTTTTCTGGGTTCTTAAGCGGGGGAAGGAAAAGGATTAGAGGGGAAGAGGAGGGGAATAATGACGTGGCAGTTGTGGCAATGGAGGAAGAGAACAAGGGAATGGCACTAGCAGTGGAAATAAGGAGATTTGGTGAGAAGCTAATGTGGGTAGAAAGGAAAAGGATGCAAATGATGCGAGAAACTGAAAGATTAAGAATGGAAATGGAGAACACAAGGATTGAGATGATACTGGATGCAAATAAGAAATTTGTGGATGTGATCTCAGCGAGTTTCGGCTCAAGCAAGGTGGATCAAAAATTGGGTTCCTGA
- the LOC105800971 gene encoding receptor-like protein EIX2 codes for MLVLMYILAVSGGSNGRCLEHEKQALLKFKEGLIDYGNLASWAIEKDCCRWRGVECDNRAGHIIRLDLHPVFSHADHDDFTWTPMDGVISSLLLDLRHLSHLDLSRNQFTKIPGFIGSLKELLGNLSRLLSLDVSNNNGDMISDNLEWHSGLSSLRTFKLSRTNLTMAVNWLHSIKAHPSLSSLYLQDCQFPVVDPSSLSHINSSKSLAVLQLIDSIVHPSTFPLLLNMSNKLTALHLSKNHLNGIIPISFAHMGSSLGNLRKLRTLLLNGNYINEPLPVILEKPSGCVKDSLQVLDLSVNQIKGSLPEIITRFSSLKELCPDDNKLDGALPDNVGNLSSLAVLNLARNKLTGSLPQSIGLMSGLKVLDVSSNSFNDFTSEIHFLKLSKLKFLTLSFNSLSLNFSSGWIPPFQLNTINLRCSKLGPSFPVWLQTQRNFSHLDISNSEISDNIPNWFWRLPSNLLFLNLSFNNLSGKFPDLHLRFNSFPSVSLSSNKFHGSIPRFLFNTTVLNLSKNMFSGTLSTFCSFINDNLDHVYLSDNQLSGNLPDCWMNFKQLVVLNLESNSLSGVIPSSFGSLHKLQTSLKLLDLGENRFSGNILLLNLSLNHLSSTIPTCLQNLTAMTSDHSAATYTGYASVVWKVVEQEYGKTLGLLKVIDLSSNNLSGEIPGELTSLVELITFKPVKKLVECCLNLSNNNPSGKIPLSTQLQSFLVESYMGNVGLCGLPLNAICPEDEKQQDGGVEHSNLDDEKLYKGSGFYLENGIDCRKSEEETDKLRDTLTFALGFVQK; via the exons ATGTTGGTGCTAATGTACATTTTAGCTGTTTCTGGAGGTTCAAATGGAAGATGCTTAGAGCATGAGAAGCAAGCTCTTCTTAAGTTCAAGGAAGGACTTATTGACTATGGAAACCTTGCTTCATGGGCAATTGAAAAAGATTGCTGCAGGTGGAGAGGTGTTGAGTGTGACAATCGAGCCGGTCACATCATTCGGCTTGATCTTCATCCCGTGTTCTCGCATGCCGACCATGATGACTTTACTTGGACTCCCATGGACGGTGTAATAAGCTCTTTGTTGCTCGACTTGAGGCACTTGAGTCACTTGGATCTTAGCCGGAACCAGTTTACGAAAATTCCAGGCTTCATTGGTTCACTCAAAGAGTTG CTGGGGAATCTCTCAAGATTGCTTTCTCTTGATGTAAGCAACAACAATGGTGATATGATTTCTGATAATCTCGAATGGCATTCTGGTCTTTCTTCTCTAAGAACCTTCAAACTGAGTCGAACAAATTTAACCATGGCCGTCAACTGGCTTCACTCGATTAAAGCCCATCCTTCTTTATCAAGCTTATATTTGCAGGATTGCCAATTCCCTGTGGTTGATCCTTCATCTCTGTCTCATATTAACTCTTCCAAGTCTCTTGCAGTTCTTCAGCTTATTGACAGTATTGTTCATCCTTCAACATTTCCTTTGTTGCTCAATATGAGTAATAAGCTGACTGCTCTTCATCTTTCCAAGAACCATTTGAATGGTATAATTCCAATTTCTTTTGCTCACATGGGTTCTTCATTGGGGAATCTCCGCAAATTAAGAACTTTATTGTTGAATGGGAACTATATAAATGAGCCCCTTCCTGTAATTCTTGAGAAACCGAGTGGTTGTGTCAAGGATTCCTTGCAGGTTTTGGATTTGAGTGTAAACCAAATCAAAGGGTCATTACCTGAAATTATTACAAGATTTTCATCATTGAAGGAACTGTGTCCTGACGATAACAAGTTGGATGGAGCATTGCCAGATAATGTTGGGAACTTGTCGTCCCTTGCTGTCTTGAATCTGGCAAGAAATAAACTCACAGGATCATTGCCTCAAAGTATTGGACTAATGTCCGGTCTCAAGGTTTTAGATGTTTCATCAAATTCTTTCAATGATTTCACTTCTGAAATCCACTTTTTGAAGCTATCCAAATTGAAGTTCCTCACTTTATCCTTCAACTCACTATCTTTGAACTTCAGTTCTGGTTGGATTCCTCCTTTTCAACTGAATACTATTAATTTGAGATGTAGTAAGTTAGGTCCATCATTCCCAGTTTGGCTTCAAACACAACGGAACTTCTCCCACCTCGATATCTCCAATTCAGAGATTTCAGACAACATTCCCAACTGGTTCTGGAGACTACCTTCCAACTTGCTGTTCTTAAATCTTTCCTTCAACAATCTAAGCGGGAAATTTCCAGATCTTCATTTAAGATTCAATTCCTTTCCTTCGGTGTCTTTAAGCTCGAACAAGTTTCATGGCTCTATCCCAAGATTTCTTTTCAACACAACAGTACTGAATCTTTCAAAGAACATGTTTTCAGGAACCCTGTCAACCTTTTGCTCATTTATTAATGACAATCTCGATCATGTCTATCTTTCAGACAATCAGCTATCAGGCAACCTTCCTGATTGTTGGATGAATTTCAAACAACTGGTCGTTCTCAACTTGGAAAGCAATAGTTTATCCGGCGTAATACCAAGCTCTTTTGGCTCGCTGCACAAACTTCAAAC GAGTTTGAAGCTATTAGACCTCGGTGAAAATCGATTTTCTGGAAATATCCTG TTATTGAATCTGTCTCTCAACCATTTATCAAGCACAATTCCAACttgtttacaaaatttgacTGCAATGACCAG TGACCATTCTGCTGCAACTTACACTGGTTATGCATCAGTTGTTTGGAAAGTGGTAGAGCAAGAATACGGGAAAACTCTTGGATTACTGAAGGTCATCGATCTATCAAGCAATAACTTGAGTGGAGAAATTCCTGGAGAATTAACAAGTCTTGTGGAGTTGATTACATTTAAACCTGTCAAGAAACTTGTTGAGTG TTGCTTGAATCTATCAAATAACAACCCGTCTGGAAAAATCCCATTGAGCACTCAACTCCAAAGCTTTCTTGTTGAATCATATATGGGAAATGTTGGGCTTTGTGGACTTCCACTCAATGCCATATGCCCTGAAGACGAGAAACAGCAAGACGGGGGTGTTGAACACAGCAATCTAGATGACGAGAAATTGTACAAAGGCTCCGGATTTTAC CTTGAAAATGGCATTGATTGCCGCAAAAGTGAAGAGGAGACTGACAAGTTAAGG GACACTCTTACATTTGCTTTGGGTTTTGTCCAGAAATGA